The genomic region CGCGCTGCTCTCCCGCGAGGCCCGGCCGGGCTGCGCGGTGCTGCTCCGGCAGCTCAACAATCAGCGCAACCTCCGGCGCTTCTTCGAGCCGGCCTTCGAGTTCGACGACGCGCTGGGGGCGGAGCTGCTGGCGAAGGACCGCAGCCTCTTCTACGAGCGCATCGAGGTCGGCTTCCGGCGGGCTGCGCGCACATGAGCGGCGTGCGGTACGTGGTTCTCCGTCCCGACACGCTCGGGCCCTATGTCGAGCGGCTCCGGCGGCTGGAGCAGGGCATCCTCTATCCGCTCGCGGATGGGGCCGACCACTTCTTCATCGACCACGGGCCGGAGTACCACCCGTTCTTCTCGTCCATGGGGGACGCGTACTTCCTGCTCGCCCTGCGCGGTGACGAGCTGCTGGGCTCGGTGACCGGGGTGGCCCGTCAGGTCTTCCACGGCACGCGCTCGCTGGACGCGCTCTACATCTGCGACCTCAAGGTGGCGCAGGCCGCACGCGGCACGGGGCTCTCGCGGAGGCTCATCTTCCAGGGGCTCACACACCTGTTCCGCATCCCCGAGCTGCGCCGTACCCGGTTCCTGTATGGCGCCGCCATGCGAGGGGCACGGGGAGACGTGATGCGCACTGCGCGGGGGTGGAATCCACTGCGGCTGGGCAGGCCGGCGAGTCGGCTTGCGCTCTACTTCGTGCCTCCCTCGAAGCTCGCGGAGCTGGACCCGCGAGGTGGGCCCGAGCGTCCCCTCGGCGATGGGCTTCGCCTGGGACCCGCCCCCGGGCGAAGGCTCCAAGGTTCGGGCTGGTGCACCACGGCGGGGAGCAAGGACCTGCAGCGGCTCTCGACGCGAAGTGCCTGGCCGCTCGTCCACCTGGCGGCGTCCCCCGAGGCCTGGCCGCACGGCTGGGCGGCGTACCTTCGCGCATGTGGCGCGGAGCTGGCGGAGCGGAGCGGGGACGCGCTGGCCTGCTTCAGCATCGACGAGCGGCTGGAGGACCATGTCGGCTGGCTGCGGGGCGCGGGCGTGGCCCCCGACTCGGTGTGTACCGTCTATTCTCTCGACCTCACCTTCCCGGTAGAAGCGCCAGCATGGGTGCACCTTCCCTCGTCCGAAATCTGAAGCTGCGCCGCTACATCGCCGGGCTCAAGGCGGAGTGGAATGCGCTGGATATGCCCTACCTGCGTTCGCTGAGGGACGGCTCGTTCGAGCGCGAGGACTTCCTCGAGACCCAGGTCCACTTCTTCGCCGCGGTGGCGCACTTCTCGCGGCCGATGGCCATCCTCGCCAGCCGCCTGCCCCGGCCCGACCAGCGCCTGCCGCTGGTGGAGAACATGTTCGACGAGCACGGGCGGGGGAATCTGGGCCACGGCCATGAGCGCACCTTCCTGGTGCTCCTCGAACGGCTCGGCGTGGTGGTGGGCCGGGCCAGTCGCACACCCTGGCCGGAGGTGCGCGCCTTCAACGCCGCGCTGACGGGCCTTGCCGCGTTCGACACGCCGCTCACGGGGCTCGCGGTGTTCGGCATCATCGAGGACCTGTTCAGCGGCATCTCGCTGGAGCTGGGACGCGGCATCGTCGCTCGCGGTTGGCTGGAGGCCGAGGAGGTGACGCACTACCCCACGCACGCCACGCTCGACGAGGAGCACGCGGAAGGCTTCTACCGCCAGCTCGACGGGCCGTATGGAGAGGACCCTCGCACCGAGGAGGAAATCGAGCAGGGCCTCGTCCTGGGAGGACACCTCTTCCTGCGTCTCTACGAAGACCTCTACCGCGCGCGTGGGCGCCGCGACTGACGCCGCCATGGACGAGAAGCGCTACCCCATTCCGGCGGGGCTCCACCGGGTGGAGCAGGACATCCAGCGGAGCCGCTTCATCACCACGGCCGCCCACGCGCCCACGGTGGAGGAGGCGAAGGCCTTCATCGCCCGCATCCGCGAGGAGTTCCCGGACGCGAACCACAACTGCTGGGCCTACGTCGTGGGCCCGCCCGGCTCGACGGCCCAGGTGGGCATGAGCGACGACGGTGAGCCTCACGGCACTGCGGGCCGGCCAATGCTCACCGCGTTGCTGCACGGCGGGGTGGGGGACGTCGCCGTGGTCGTCACCCGCTACTTCGGAGGGACGCTGCTCGGGAAGGGCGGGCTGGTGCGGGCCTACACCGCCTCCGTCCAGCAGGCGCTGGAGGACCTGCCCACCACCGAGCGTGTGCGCAAGGTCCGACTCGCCGTCGAGCTGGAGTACGCGAGCATCGACGGTGTGCGCCGGCTGCTGCCCGAGTACGAGGTCCAGGTGGTGTCCGAGGAGTACGCCGCCACGGTGGGCTACCGCTTCGAGCTCCCCGTCACGCGGGTGGACGCGTTCCGGACCGCGCTGACCGACCTGACCCTGGGACAGGTGCTCATCGAGGTGGTGGAGCCCGAAGGTTGACCGTGGGGCCCGCAGGGGAGAGCCTCCGGACCGATGAGCGCAGGCCCCGACCTCTTCTCCGCTTCCGTCGATGTGAACCGCTTCGCGCCGCTGGCGGAGCGGATGCGCCCGCGCACGCCTGACGAGTTCATCGGGCAGACCCACCTGCTCGGACCCGGTGCGCCGCTGCGGCAGCTCATGGAGCGGAAGGCGATTGTGTCGTCCCTGTTCTGGGGGCCACCGGGCGTGGGCAAGACGACGCTCGCGCGCATGCTGGCGTCGAGCGTGGACGCGGAGTTCGTCATCCTCTCCGCCGTCTCTGACGGCATCCCCCGCATCCGCGAGGTGGTGGCGGAGGCCGAGCGTCAGCGCAACCAGTACTCGCGGCGGACCGTCCTCTTCGTCGACGAAATCCACCGCTGGGCGAAGAACGTGCAGGAGCAGGCGCTGCCCCACGTGGAGAGCGGGCTGCTCGTCCTGCTGGGGGCCACGACGGAGAACGTGAGCTTCGAGGTGCGCCCCGCGCTCATCAGCCGGTGCCGCGTCTTCCAGCTCAAGGAGCTCACCCTGGCGGACATCCAGGGCGCGCTCACCCGCGCGCTCGCGGACGGGAAGAAGGGGCTCGGGGCCCGCAAGCTGACGGTGGGAGAGGACGCGCTGACCCTGCTGGCGAAGGGGGGCGCGGGGGATGTCCGCAAGGCGCTGGGCGCGCTGGAGCTGGCGGCCAGCCTCACCGCCGATGGCGCGGAAGTCACGCTGGAGACGGCGCGCGAGGCGGTGGGCACCAGCCTGTCCCGCCATGACAAGGACGGGGACGAGCACTTCGACCTGCTGAGCGCGCTCCAGAAGTCGTGTCGCGGGTCCAACGCACAGGGCGCCATCTTCTGGGCGGCGAAGCTGCTCCAGACGGGCGATGTCGTGTCGCTGTGGCGCCGCCTCAAGGTGATTGCCGTGGAGGACGTGGGCCTGGCGATGCCCGAGGCCATCACCATCGTCCGGGCCTGCGAGGAGAGCTTCCACTCCATCGGGATGCCGGAGGGGCGACTCTTCGTCGCGCACGCGGTTGTCACGCTGGCCACGGCGAAGAAGAGCAACCGCGCCTACCAGGCGATGAATGCGGCGATGGAGGCGCTGGAGCAGAACCCCAACGCCGCGCCTCCGCTCCACCTCCGCAACGCGCCCACGGAGCTGATGAAGGAGCTGGGCCACGGGAAGGGCTACCAGCCTCCGTGGAACTTCAAGGACCACTACGCGCCGGGGCAGACGTACCTGCCCGCGCCGCTGGAGCGCTCCGTCTTCTACCGCCCGAGCAAGGAAGGCTACGAGGCGGAGGTCCACGAGCGCATGACGCAGTGGTGGCGCGAGGACAAGGCGGCGAAGGACGAGTAGGCGGAGCGTCGGCGCTACGTGGTCCTGGTTTGCGAGGGGACGAAGCGCCAGCCGAAGGCCCACGCCGGGACGACCGTGGCACCGAAGCCCGCGCCCAGCCCGTACAGCACCTCGTCGAGCGGGACACCCAGGAGCCGGCCCGGCAGCAGCAGGCTGGGCTTCCAGGTGCGCTCGAAGACACCGGGCACGAGCGCCGCGAAGACGAGGCACAGCCCCAGGTAGATGGCGGCCGACACCAGCGCTCCGAGCAGGCCCGGCACCCCCAGGTCCCGGCGCGTCAGCAGCAGGGCCGTGGAGATGGACACCATGGTGGCTACCGCGGCGTAGAGGATGGACACGCCCGCCACGAGGAGCACCCCTGTCACTGACAAGGCCAGCGCGAAGGCCCCCACGGCCCGCCGCCACGGCTTCGTGGACGCACCGTGAGGCGCCAGCGTGCGGCGGAACGCGACGGCGTAGGCCGTGGAGGAGAAGGCGCCCAGGCCCGCGACGAACAGCACGTCCTCGATGCCAAAGCCGATGCGGTCCGCCAGCCCGAACAGGAAGCGGGGCGTCCAGTACTCCGGATAGAAGAGCCTCTCCGTCGCGGCGAAGGGCAGGGACACGCCCACGGTCTGCTTCATCAGCGGGCGCAGGTCCGGGCGTAGGAACCAGAAGCAGCTCCCCGGCACCAGGAACAGCACCGACAGGACGAGGAACTCGTAGGGCACGGTGGCCTCAGCGGAACGCCAGTCCGACGAGTGGGAGGGACACCATGGCCACGGTGGCGGTGATGGCGGCAGCCACGCGGACCACCATGCGCCGCGAGCCGGGCGGCGCGGGCCGTGTCAGCACCACGCCCAGGGCCGCCAGCGCGGGCAGCAACAGCCACGGGTCCACGCGCAGGCCCACCGCCTCCAGTCCGAGCGGGGCCATCGCCAGCGTGAGCGCATTCAGCGCCACGATGCACCACGCGGCGCGCTCACCGCCCACCCGCGCGGGGAGCGTGAGCTTCCGGCTCTCACGGTCGGACGGCTCGTCGGGCAGCGCGGTGGCGATGGCGCAGGCCAGGTGCGTCGGCAGCAGGCACGCGATGAGCCACCACGGGAAGCGGCCGAGGTCTCCTCCCTGCGCCAGATAGCCGTAGAGCGGGAGGATGCCGCTCACGCCCACCATCTGCAGGAACTCACCGCCGCCCCGGTAGGACAGCCGCAGCGGCGGATAGCTGTAGGCCCACAGCAGCGCGAGCGCTCCCATCGCCAGAGGCACGAGCAGTGGCACTCCCCGCGTCACCGCGAGCCCCGTGGACACCGCCAGCAGTCCTCCGGCGCAGACGAGGGCGGCGGTGCCAATCGCTCGGGGCGAGAGCCGCCCTTCCACCAGCACGCGAGAGCCGCCGGAGAACAGGGTGGCCGTCTGGTTGCGGCGGTCCGTCTCCTGGTCCGCCCAGTCGTTGGCGTAGACGATGAAGAGCTGGTCGAGCAGCCCGAAGAGCTGGACGCAGAGCAGCGTCCCCAGGTCCAGCGGGCGCCCCATCAACCGGCTCGCGACGAACTGTCCGAGTAGCAGCGGGAGCGCGATGTAGGACTGCGAGGGCAGCCGCGAGGCCTGGAGCCAGGCCCTGAGGGCCGTCATGTCGGGCTCCCGCGTGACAGCCCCAGCCGACGCGCGGCCTCCGTGCGCAGGTCGGCGAAGGGCCGGTCCCACCGGGGTTCTCCGTCCTGGCGCCACGCCTTCACCGGGATGAGGTCCTCCCGGGCAAGTGCCTCGTGGAGTCGCGCTTCCTCGTCGGGCTCCCGTGAGAAGCCGAAGGGATTGCGGAACTCCGTGCCCCGCAGCCGCGAGTACTTCTCATCGTTGCTGGCGACGAGGGCGAGCAGCTCCCCCCGACGGCCTTCGAGGTATTCGAGGAAGGACGCATCGAAGGGGCGAATGGTGGCGCGTTGGGCGGGCTCGCGCGTCACCCAGCGGGCCCAGTCGTAGCCGAAGAGGAAGTCATGCGCGTAGCGGAAGCGCAGCGTGGAGCGGGCGCCGAAGCCGTGGCACAGCCGCACCACCCGGTGCGTGAAGGCCTCCATGTCGGTGGGCTCCCCGGCATCCCACAGGCAGCGGGCCGGGTACTCCAGGTCCCAGAAGATGTTCTCCGGGAAGTCCGCCGCGAGCGCCTCGACGATGTCGCAGAGGCCTTCCGTGAAGGCCCGCAGCCGTGCCTCGTCACCCTGACCTTCCGTCACCCGCTCGGCCAGCTCGCGAGGCGTGGGCGCGCGAGCCCGGTCCGGCGCGAGCGAGGCCCGGGCACCGAGCAGCGGCTCCAGTCGCTCCAGCCGGGCGACCAGCTCGTTCTCGAGCCGCCTCATGCCGACGCTCCGAGCGGGCCCAGGCCGCCGAGCAGGAGCAGGCCGCACAGGGCGAGCGTCCCCCACCAGATGGCCCGGTGCAGCTCCAGCTTGTATGCGGACTGCGCGCCAAAGGCATTCGTCACCGCGCCCGGGCTGCGCTTCCAGGCACGGGCGGCGAAGCACAGCACCACCGCGGCAGCGGGGACGACGGTGACGAAGCGCGGTGCCTCGCGAGCCATCCAGGGCGCCGCGAGCCAGAGGAGCGCGCCCAGCACCAGCAGGGCCTCCGCGCCCCGACGCGCCGCCGCGTTGCCCCGGAGCGAAGCCCAGGTGCGCTTGCCTCCGGCGCGGTCGCTCTCCTCGTCGGACAGGCCGCTGGCCAGGGCGCTCGACAGAGACATCGCGAGCAGCCCCGGCCACAGCGCCACGAGCCCGGCGGGAGCCCACTGCCCGCACTGCGCATAGGCATGGAGCGCGGGGAGCACACCTCCGACGCCCACCATCTCCAGCAGCTCGCCGCCGCCCCGGTAGTTGAGGCGCAGCGGCGGCAGCGTGTAGGCGATGAAGACGAACAGGGCCAGCGCGGCGAGGGGCAGCAGCAACGGCCGTTCCAGCGCGGGGCCCGCCACGGCGGCCACCAGCAGCGCCACGACTCCGGCGCCAAGTCCGGCGGCGAGCAGGGCGCCCGCGGGGAGGATGCCGTCCGGAATCGTCTTGGGCGAGCCGGCCTGGGGGAACATGCGGCGCTTGAGCGTGTCCACCGGGCGGTCGCCCCAGTCATTGAGCAGGACGATGAAGGCGACGTCCGCCAGCATCCACAGCACGCCGAAGGTGAGCGCTCCCACGGAGATGCCACCCGCGTGGGCGGCACCTACGGCCTGCCCGAGGAGTGCGGGGACGAACACTTTCGGCCAGCTCGCGGGCTTGAGGGCGTACCACCACCGCTCACCTGGGCCCATTGACTCGACGCGCATGTGTCCGCTCTCTCCCCGACGTCGAAGGT from Pyxidicoccus trucidator harbors:
- a CDS encoding GNAT family N-acetyltransferase codes for the protein MVLRPDTLGPYVERLRRLEQGILYPLADGADHFFIDHGPEYHPFFSSMGDAYFLLALRGDELLGSVTGVARQVFHGTRSLDALYICDLKVAQAARGTGLSRRLIFQGLTHLFRIPELRRTRFLYGAAMRGARGDVMRTARGWNPLRLGRPASRLALYFVPPSKLAELDPRGGPERPLGDGLRLGPAPGRRLQGSGWCTTAGSKDLQRLSTRSAWPLVHLAASPEAWPHGWAAYLRACGAELAERSGDALACFSIDERLEDHVGWLRGAGVAPDSVCTVYSLDLTFPVEAPAWVHLPSSEI
- a CDS encoding TenA family transcriptional regulator, with translation MGAPSLVRNLKLRRYIAGLKAEWNALDMPYLRSLRDGSFEREDFLETQVHFFAAVAHFSRPMAILASRLPRPDQRLPLVENMFDEHGRGNLGHGHERTFLVLLERLGVVVGRASRTPWPEVRAFNAALTGLAAFDTPLTGLAVFGIIEDLFSGISLELGRGIVARGWLEAEEVTHYPTHATLDEEHAEGFYRQLDGPYGEDPRTEEEIEQGLVLGGHLFLRLYEDLYRARGRRD
- a CDS encoding YigZ family protein, producing the protein MGAATDAAMDEKRYPIPAGLHRVEQDIQRSRFITTAAHAPTVEEAKAFIARIREEFPDANHNCWAYVVGPPGSTAQVGMSDDGEPHGTAGRPMLTALLHGGVGDVAVVVTRYFGGTLLGKGGLVRAYTASVQQALEDLPTTERVRKVRLAVELEYASIDGVRRLLPEYEVQVVSEEYAATVGYRFELPVTRVDAFRTALTDLTLGQVLIEVVEPEG
- a CDS encoding replication-associated recombination protein A, with protein sequence MSAGPDLFSASVDVNRFAPLAERMRPRTPDEFIGQTHLLGPGAPLRQLMERKAIVSSLFWGPPGVGKTTLARMLASSVDAEFVILSAVSDGIPRIREVVAEAERQRNQYSRRTVLFVDEIHRWAKNVQEQALPHVESGLLVLLGATTENVSFEVRPALISRCRVFQLKELTLADIQGALTRALADGKKGLGARKLTVGEDALTLLAKGGAGDVRKALGALELAASLTADGAEVTLETAREAVGTSLSRHDKDGDEHFDLLSALQKSCRGSNAQGAIFWAAKLLQTGDVVSLWRRLKVIAVEDVGLAMPEAITIVRACEESFHSIGMPEGRLFVAHAVVTLATAKKSNRAYQAMNAAMEALEQNPNAAPPLHLRNAPTELMKELGHGKGYQPPWNFKDHYAPGQTYLPAPLERSVFYRPSKEGYEAEVHERMTQWWREDKAAKDE
- a CDS encoding lycopene cyclase domain-containing protein — encoded protein: MPYEFLVLSVLFLVPGSCFWFLRPDLRPLMKQTVGVSLPFAATERLFYPEYWTPRFLFGLADRIGFGIEDVLFVAGLGAFSSTAYAVAFRRTLAPHGASTKPWRRAVGAFALALSVTGVLLVAGVSILYAAVATMVSISTALLLTRRDLGVPGLLGALVSAAIYLGLCLVFAALVPGVFERTWKPSLLLPGRLLGVPLDEVLYGLGAGFGATVVPAWAFGWRFVPSQTRTT
- a CDS encoding prenyltransferase; translation: MTALRAWLQASRLPSQSYIALPLLLGQFVASRLMGRPLDLGTLLCVQLFGLLDQLFIVYANDWADQETDRRNQTATLFSGGSRVLVEGRLSPRAIGTAALVCAGGLLAVSTGLAVTRGVPLLVPLAMGALALLWAYSYPPLRLSYRGGGEFLQMVGVSGILPLYGYLAQGGDLGRFPWWLIACLLPTHLACAIATALPDEPSDRESRKLTLPARVGGERAAWCIVALNALTLAMAPLGLEAVGLRVDPWLLLPALAALGVVLTRPAPPGSRRMVVRVAAAITATVAMVSLPLVGLAFR
- a CDS encoding ferrochelatase, which gives rise to MRRLENELVARLERLEPLLGARASLAPDRARAPTPRELAERVTEGQGDEARLRAFTEGLCDIVEALAADFPENIFWDLEYPARCLWDAGEPTDMEAFTHRVVRLCHGFGARSTLRFRYAHDFLFGYDWARWVTREPAQRATIRPFDASFLEYLEGRRGELLALVASNDEKYSRLRGTEFRNPFGFSREPDEEARLHEALAREDLIPVKAWRQDGEPRWDRPFADLRTEAARRLGLSRGSPT
- a CDS encoding prenyltransferase yields the protein MRVESMGPGERWWYALKPASWPKVFVPALLGQAVGAAHAGGISVGALTFGVLWMLADVAFIVLLNDWGDRPVDTLKRRMFPQAGSPKTIPDGILPAGALLAAGLGAGVVALLVAAVAGPALERPLLLPLAALALFVFIAYTLPPLRLNYRGGGELLEMVGVGGVLPALHAYAQCGQWAPAGLVALWPGLLAMSLSSALASGLSDEESDRAGGKRTWASLRGNAAARRGAEALLVLGALLWLAAPWMAREAPRFVTVVPAAAVVLCFAARAWKRSPGAVTNAFGAQSAYKLELHRAIWWGTLALCGLLLLGGLGPLGASA